Sequence from the Aquimarina sp. Aq107 genome:
TGCAAGATTGGATATGAGTAACGAATCCTCAATTTTTACGTCTTATTCCAAAGAACTAAACTTAATTTATTAATAAAATGAATACAAAAATGAGAAAAGTGTATTTTTTGGCTGCATTCGTCATTGCATTCGTCAGTTGCAAGAATGAAACCAAAAAAGAGGAAGAAAAAGATGCTGAGGCTGTAGCCGAAGTTGAAAAAATTCCAGGTATCGTTTTGGACAATATGGACCCCACCGTTAGTCCAAAAGAAGATTTTTATAACTACATTAATGGTAGTTGGATGAAGAATACAGAAATTCCAGAAGATAGAACTAGCTGGGGTGGTTTTGGCGTATTAAGAAAATCTACGGATAATGATGTTTTAGAAATCTTAGCTAAAGCGAAAAAGAGTGGAAAATATAATGTAGATACTGATCAGGCTAAGGCTTTAGCTATTTTCGATACTAAATTAGATACTACTGCTAGAAATGCTGCTGGAGTAAAGCCACTTCAACCTGCTTTAGATGCTATTACGTCTATTAAGAATCTAGAGGATCTTCAAACAGTATTGGCAAAGAACCCTTCGGTTTCTTCACCTTTTATTGGATTGGGAGTACAGGCAGATCTTAATAATAGTGCTATGAATGCAGTATATCTTGGTCAAAATGGCCTTGGTTTACCAGATAGAGATTACTATTTAGATCAGGACTCAAAATCAAAAGAAATTCGTGAAGAGTACAAAAAGCATATTGTAAGAATGCTTGGGATGTTAGGAGATGCGGAGGCTGATGCAAAAATTGCAGCAGATAAAATCCTAAAGATGGAAACCCAACTTGCAGAACCAAGACTTAATAAAGAAGAAAGTAGAGATGCACGTAATTATAATAATCCAAGAACACTTGCAGAGGCAGACAAAATGTTGTCAACTTTAGATTTAAATAAAATGATTTCAGATCTTGGTGTAACTAAAAAGTTTGATACTATTATAGTCGCGCATTTGAGATATACAAAGTCTTTAGATGGTTTTTTAAAAAATACACCGATAGAAGATATCAAAACACTCGTAAGATGGGATACCTTTAATAGTGCTACAGGTCTTCTGTCAACCGATATAGAAAAAGCAAACTGGGAATTTTATAGTAAATATTTAAGAGGTCAAAAAGAGCAAAGACCAGCTGATGAACGTGCTTTAGCAACTGTTAATGGAACAGTAGGAGAAGCATTAGGTCAATTATATGTTGACGAAAAGTTTCCGCCTGAAGCAAAAGAAAAGGCAGAAAAAATGATTGCTAATGTTATTACAGCTTTTAAAGGTAGAATTGAGCGATTAGATTGGATGAGTGATACCACAAAGGTAAAAGCAATAGAAAAGCTTGATAAATTTACAGTTAAGATTGGATATCCAGATAAGTGGGAAGATTATTCTAAGATGGCAGTTTCTGCAGATAAATCGTATTTTGATAATATGGCTGCTGTAAGCAAATGGGCTCAGGATAGACAATTTGATGATATTGGAGAACCAGTAGATAAAACTAAATGGGGAATGTCTCCTCAAACAGTTAATGCTTATTTTAATCCTCTTAATAACGAGATTGTTTTTCCTGCTGCGATATTACAACCACCATTTTATAATTATACTGCTGATGAAGCTGTAAATTATGGAGGGATCGGAGCTGTTATTGGTCATGAAATTTCTCATGCTTTTGATGATTCTGGGGCTCGTTTTGATGCAAATGGGAATTTATCTAATTGGTGGACAGAAGATGATCTTAAGAAATTTACCGAAAGAGGAGATGCTCTTGCTGAACAATATAGCGCAATCGAAGTGTTAGATAGTGTATATATTAATGGTAAGTTTACTCTTGGAGAGAATATAGGAGATTTAGGTGGTGTATTAGGCGCTTATGACGGGTTGCAAATGCACTTAACTGAAAATGGAAGACCTGAAGATATTGATGGGTTTACAACAGAACAAAGATTTTTTATGTCTTGGGCTACCGTTTGGAGAACTAAGATTAGAGAAGATGCATTAAGAACCCAAATTAAAACAGATCCGCATTCTCCT
This genomic interval carries:
- a CDS encoding M13 family metallopeptidase, which codes for MRKVYFLAAFVIAFVSCKNETKKEEEKDAEAVAEVEKIPGIVLDNMDPTVSPKEDFYNYINGSWMKNTEIPEDRTSWGGFGVLRKSTDNDVLEILAKAKKSGKYNVDTDQAKALAIFDTKLDTTARNAAGVKPLQPALDAITSIKNLEDLQTVLAKNPSVSSPFIGLGVQADLNNSAMNAVYLGQNGLGLPDRDYYLDQDSKSKEIREEYKKHIVRMLGMLGDAEADAKIAADKILKMETQLAEPRLNKEESRDARNYNNPRTLAEADKMLSTLDLNKMISDLGVTKKFDTIIVAHLRYTKSLDGFLKNTPIEDIKTLVRWDTFNSATGLLSTDIEKANWEFYSKYLRGQKEQRPADERALATVNGTVGEALGQLYVDEKFPPEAKEKAEKMIANVITAFKGRIERLDWMSDTTKVKAIEKLDKFTVKIGYPDKWEDYSKMAVSADKSYFDNMAAVSKWAQDRQFDDIGEPVDKTKWGMSPQTVNAYFNPLNNEIVFPAAILQPPFYNYTADEAVNYGGIGAVIGHEISHAFDDSGARFDANGNLSNWWTEDDLKKFTERGDALAEQYSAIEVLDSVYINGKFTLGENIGDLGGVLGAYDGLQMHLTENGRPEDIDGFTTEQRFFMSWATVWRTKIREDALRTQIKTDPHSPGTTRAIQPLLNVQAFYDAFDIKQGDKMYLEPEKRVSIW